In the Sporohalobacter salinus genome, AGCAATCAGGTATACTATCCTATCTTAAGTTTTATTTATTAAACTTTTCGTAACATAAAACCTCATCTAGTGACTTTCGTTTAGGCGTCGCAGGATTCTTATCAGTAAAACCAAGTGATATTATTCCTACTGGATAGTAGGGTTCTTGAATATCAAACATCTCACTTAATTGTTCTTCACTATAATCTCCAATCCAGCAAGTTCCTAAACCTAATCCGTGGGCTGCTAATAATATATTTTGAATAGCAGCAGCAGTGTCTTGAATACAAAAATATTCTACAAAATGTTCATTAGCAGCTTCTCGTTGTTGAGAATTTTTATAATCAGCACAAACTATAATAGCTACTGGAGCTGAAGATAAAAAGCTGGCATAATTACTGCTTTCACTAAGTTCTTTCAACTTTTGATCATCCCTAGTTACAATAAACTTCCAGGGCTGTTTATTATGAGCTGAGGGTGTAAAACGAGCAGCATTAATTATTTTTTCTATCAATTCATTAGAAACTGATTTATCTAAATAACGACGAATACTTCTTCTTGTTTTGATTAAATTCAAAGGATCCATACTTATTCTTCTCCTTTCATATTTATTAACCTTTTTATTTTATTTCAAGCCTTATAGTTTATTTCCTGCTGAACACTAAATTAAATTTTTCATAAATTAATACATTTAACTGTCAAAAACTCTTAGAATATAATAGCTAAGATCCTCATACAATAATTTTAAAATCTAACTAAGGGTGAAAACAAATTATGTTTGAAAAATTTACTACGGAATTGTCAGCTAAATTGGCGTTAGATAATCTTAATGAATTAAAAGAATCAGATCCTAAAAAATATGATGAAACTGTAAAAGCATTTATAGCAGCAACAAAAGCAGGAACTAAAATATTAAAAGAAAGCCCTGAATTTCGCAAAGCTTTTGCACAAATTCATGCCGAATTCGTTAAGTATCCTGAAGCACAAGAAGTAATTAAAGCAGCTCAGAAAAACAATAAAGATTTTTTGCCGTAATAAATAGTAATTGAAACTAAATAAAGCCCTTCATACTATAGATAGTATGAAGGGCTTTATTAAATATATGTAAATTTCACTAAATATCAATCACTATAACATAAATTTGGTTGCGGGAATCGGATTCGAACCGATGGCCTCCGGGTTATGAGCCCGACGAGCTACCAGATTGCTCTACCCCGCGTTAATAAATGGTGAGCCATGGAGGGATCG is a window encoding:
- a CDS encoding nitroreductase family protein, coding for MDPLNLIKTRRSIRRYLDKSVSNELIEKIINAARFTPSAHNKQPWKFIVTRDDQKLKELSESSNYASFLSSAPVAIIVCADYKNSQQREAANEHFVEYFCIQDTAAAIQNILLAAHGLGLGTCWIGDYSEEQLSEMFDIQEPYYPVGIISLGFTDKNPATPKRKSLDEVLCYEKFNK